A genomic window from Salvelinus namaycush isolate Seneca chromosome 5, SaNama_1.0, whole genome shotgun sequence includes:
- the LOC120047848 gene encoding copper-transporting ATPase 1-like isoform X4, giving the protein MTLKVKLSSVCLGVEGMTCASCVQSIEQRIGGLPGVVHIKVSLALKNASIIFDHSHHTPESLAEAVEDMGFDSILSDTTTASVVLTETQLVPIPALLTPEAQQEALTKLAQLQGVLEVQENKDQRGVSVTFIPSLISVVQLGEVVSSLAPLLEVPTSNSPTEETLVPAPATVSAPATSSQPQLVKMRIEGMVCLSCTTTIEGKIGKLKGVEKIKVVLDSQEATVLYLPYLITIDDIIGQIAKAGFKATPKSKPRPLQLSVSEMERLLSAALSPPPPVESSTEDSEVSTDSAQTTLRVKGMHCRSCVVNIQDNISKLAGVTSIEVLLESESASIHYDPEKVTVSGLQQAIEALPPGTFKTQPWSATSGGVSPTSTTPPPSSQAGISSTQPCYSQPLTATALIHIEGMTCGSCVQSIEGMLSQRKGVRSARVSLANHRGAFEFDPLLTQPEELREAIEDMGFDAFLPETNSLLTVPVISPPSPPSPAPVKEKELDSDPERGAAQCVKGAPNTLAKCFIQIGGMTCASCVANIERNLKNEHGIYSVLVALMASKAEVRYNPEVMDPLKIAEYVRELGFTASVMENYEGSDGSLELVVRGMTCASCVHKIESSLMKENGIVYASVALATNKAHIKYDPEVTGPRDVIKLIENMGFEASLVKKDRTGSHLDHSREITQWRKSFLVSLFFCVPVMGMMTYMIIVDHQISTSHQHNATTQDREHYHSTMFLERQLLPGLSIMNLISFLFCVPVQFIGGRYFYTHAYKALKHKTANMDVLIVLATSIAFTYSVVILMVAMIERAKVNPITFFDTPPMLFVFISLGRWLEQIAKSKTSEALSKLMSLQASEATVVTLNTDMSVLSEEQVDVELVQRGDVVRVVPGGKFPVDGRVIEGHSMADESLITGEAMPVTKKPGSTVIAGSINQNGSLLVSATHVGLDTTLSQIVKLVEEAQTSKAPIQQFADKISGYFVPFIVGVSLLTLFAWILIGFVDFPLVEKYFPGVYLAKSFHLNQGYDKSISKAEAVIRFAFQASITVLCIACPCSLGLATPTAVMVGTGVGAQNGILIKGGEPLEMAHKIQTVVFDKTGTITYGAPKVIQVKIVVEGNRMPRSRLLAIVGTAENNSEHPLGAAITKYCKQELGTESLGACTDFQAVPGCGIRCQVSNTETLLRQHQEDSDSEDNNQRNSVLVQISDSRTRPGSHPLIMDPQPLTLVQTASYVVLIGNQ; this is encoded by the exons ATGACACTGAAGGTCAAGCTGAGCTCAGTTTGCCTGGGTGTAGAAGGGATGACCTGTGCTTCCTGTGTTCAGTCTATTGAGCAGCGCATTGGGGGTCTTCCTGGAGTCGTACACATCAAG GTGTCTCTGGCGCTGAAGAATGCCAGCATCATCTTCGACCACAGTCATCACACCCCAGAGTCCCTGGCTGAGGCCGTGGAGGACATGGGGTTTGACTCTATCCTCTCAGACACTACCACAGCTTCCGTGGTCCTCACGGAGACCCAGCTGGTCCCCATCCCAGCCCTTCTCACCCCCGAAGCACAGCAGGAGGCTCTGACCAAGCTAGCTCAGCTCCAGGGGGTCCTGGAGGTCCAGGAGAACAAGGACCAGAGGGGGGTGTCCGTTACCTTCATCCCTTCCCTGATTAGTGTAGTGCAGCTTGGGGAGGTGGTTAGTAGCTTGGCCCCCCTCCTGGAGGTCCCTACATCCAATAGCCCTACAGAGGAAACACTTGTCCCAGCTCCTGCCACAGTGTCAGCCCCGGCCACATCCTCACAGCCTCAACTGGTGAAGATGCGGATCGAAGGCATGGTCTGTCTGTCCTGCACCACCACCATCGAAGGGAAGATTGGCAAGCTCAAAGGAGTTGAGAAAATCAAAG TGGTTCTAGACTCCCAGGAGGCCACGGTTCTCTACCTGCCATACCTCATCACTATCGACGACATCATCGGCCAGATCGCCAAGGCTGGCTTCAAAGCCACACCCAAGTCCAAGCCCCGCCCCCTGCAGCTGTCTGTCAGTGAGATGGAGCGGTTGCTAAGCGCTGCACTATCACCCCCACCGCCAGTGGAATCTTCCACCGAGGATTCTGAGGTGTCTACAGACTCGGCCCAGACTACCCTCAGGGTGAAGGGCATGCACTGCCGCTCCTGTGTGGTAAACATTCAGGATAACATCTCCAAGCTGGCTGGGGTGACCTCCATAGAGGTATTGTTGGAGAGCGAGAGCGCCTCCATCCACTACGACCCAGAGAAGGTGACTGTGTCTGGGCTACAGCAAGCCATCGAGGCCCTGCCACCGGGGACATTTAAAACCCAACCCTGGAGCGCTACCTCTGGAGGTGTAAGCCCTACATCCACCACACCACCACCGTCGTCCCAGGCCGGCATCTCCTCCACCCAGCCCTGCTACAGCCAGCCTCTGACGGCCACGGCCTTAATCCATATAGAGGGGATGACCTGTGGGTCCTGTGTTCAGTCCATCGAGGGGATGCTGTCTCAGAGGAAGGGGGTGCGGTCAGCCAGGGTGTCGCTGGCCAATCACAGAGGGGCGTTTGAGTTCGACCCTCTCCTCACCCAACCAGAGGAGCTCAGAGAGGCCATAGAGGACATGGGATTTGATGCCTTCCTGCCTG AAACCAACTCCCTGTTGACCGTCCCAGTTATCAGTCCCCCCTCGCCCCCTTCCCCCGCCCCTGTCAAGGAGAAGGAGCTGGACAGCGACCCAGAGAGGGGCGCTGCACAGTGTGTTAAGGGGGCCCCAAACACCCTCGCTAAATGCTTCATCCAGATTGGTGGAATGACCTGTGCATCCTGTGTGGCCAACATTGAGAGGAACCTGAAGAATGAACACG GTATCTACTCTGTGCTGGTGGCCCTGATGGCTAGTAAGGCTGAGGTCCGTTATAACCCTGAGGTGATGGACCCTCTGAAGATAGCCGAGTATGTCAGAGAGTTGGGCTTCACTGCTTCTGTCATGGAgaactatgagggttctgatggAAGCCTGGAACTGGTG gtCAGGGGAATGACGTGTGCCTCCTGCGTTCACAAAATAGAGTCCAGCCTGATGAAAGAGAACGGTATTGTCTACGCCTCCGTTGCCCTGGCAACCAACAAAGCCCACATCAAGTACGACCCGGAGGTGACGGGACCGAGAGACGTCATCAAACTCATAGAG AACATGGGCTTCGAGGCATCTCTGGTGAAGAAGGATCGTACAGGCAGTcacctggaccacagcagagaGATCACACA aTGGAGGAAGTCGTTCCTGGTCAGCCTGTTCTTCTGCGTCCCAGTCATGGGGATGATGACCTACATGATCATAGTAGACCACCAGATCAGCACGTCTCACCAGCACAACGCCACCACACAGGACCGGGAACACTACCACTCCACCATGTTCCTGGAAAGACAGCTGCTCCCAGGCCTCTCCATCATGAACCTGATCTCATTCCTCTTCTGTGTCCCTGTACAG TTTATTGGCGGACGCTACTTCTACACCCATGCCTACAAGGCCCTGAAACACAAAACGGCCAACATGGACGTGCTCATCGTGCTGGCCACCTCCATAGCCTTCACCTACTCCGTGGTCATCCTCATGGTCGCCATGATAGAGAGGGCAAAGGTCAACCCCATCACTTTCTTTGACACGCCCCCCATGCTCTTTGTCTTCATCTCCCTGGGGCGCTGGCTGGAGCAGATTGCCAAG AGTAAGACATCAGAAGCTCTGTCCAAGCTGATGTCCCTCCAGGCCAGCGAGGCCACGGTGGTCACGCTCAACACGGACATGTCTGTACTCAG TGAGGAGCAGGTAGATGTAGAGCTGGTCCAGAGAGGAGACGTGGTCAGGGTGGTGCCTGGAGGGAAGTTCCCCGTTGATGGGAGGGTCATCGAGGGACACAGCATGGCTGACGAGTCCCTCATCACAG GCGAGGCCATGCCAGTGACTAAGAAGCCAGGCAGCACAGTGATAGCTGGCTCTATCAACCAGAACGGCTCTCTGCTCGTCAGTGCTACACACGTGGGCCTGGACACAACCCTGTCTCAGATAGTTAAACTAGTGGAGGAGGCTCAGACATCTAAG GCTCCCATCCAGCAGTTTGCAGATAAGATCAGTGGTTACTTTGTCCCGTTCATCGTTGgggtctctctcctcactctgttCGCCTGGATCCTCATTGGCTTTGTTGACTTTCCACTGGTGGAAAAATACTTCCCT GGGGTGTATTTAGCTAAATCATTCCACTTAAATCAG GGCTATGATAAGAGCATCTCCAAGGCAGAAGCCGTGATCAGGTTTGCCTTCCAGGCCTCCATCACGGTGCTGTGTATCGCCTGCCCCTGCTCTCTGGGCCTGGCAACCCCGACAGCTGTGATGGTGGGCACGGGGGTGGGTGCTCAGAACGGTATCCTCATCAAGGGAGGGGAACCACTAGAGATGGCACACAAG ATCCAGACAGTGGTGTTTGATAAGACGGGTACCATCACCTACGGAGCTCCTAAAGTCATCCAGGTGAAGATTGTAGTGGAGGGGAACAGGATGCCTCGCTCCCGTCTGCTGGCCATCGTAGGGACCGCAGAGAACAACAGTGAACACCCGCTGGGAGCTGCCATCACCAAGTACTGTAAACAG GAGCTGGGTACGGAGTCCCTTGGTGCGTGTACTGACTTCCAGGCTGTGCCAGGCTGTGGAATACGATGCCAG gtcaGTAACACAGAGACCCTGCTGAGACAACATCAGGAGGACAGTGACAGTGAAGACAACAACCAAAGAaacagtgttctggtccagatCAGTGACTCCAGAACCCGGCCAGGATCACACCCCCTCATCATGGACCCGCAGCCTCTCA CCCTGGTGCAGACAGCATCCTACGTGGTGTTGATAGGGAACCAGTAA
- the LOC120047848 gene encoding copper-transporting ATPase 1-like isoform X3, producing the protein MTLKVKLSSVCLGVEGMTCASCVQSIEQRIGGLPGVVHIKVSLALKNASIIFDHSHHTPESLAEAVEDMGFDSILSDTTTASVVLTETQLVPIPALLTPEAQQEALTKLAQLQGVLEVQENKDQRGVSVTFIPSLISVVQLGEVVSSLAPLLEVPTSNSPTEETLVPAPATVSAPATSSQPQLVKMRIEGMVCLSCTTTIEGKIGKLKGVEKIKVVLDSQEATVLYLPYLITIDDIIGQIAKAGFKATPKSKPRPLQLSVSEMERLLSAALSPPPPVESSTEDSEVSTDSAQTTLRVKGMHCRSCVVNIQDNISKLAGVTSIEVLLESESASIHYDPEKVTVSGLQQAIEALPPGTFKTQPWSATSGGVSPTSTTPPPSSQAGISSTQPCYSQPLTATALIHIEGMTCGSCVQSIEGMLSQRKGVRSARVSLANHRGAFEFDPLLTQPEELREAIEDMGFDAFLPETNSLLTVPVISPPSPPSPAPVKEKELDSDPERGAAQCVKGAPNTLAKCFIQIGGMTCASCVANIERNLKNEHGIYSVLVALMASKAEVRYNPEVMDPLKIAEYVRELGFTASVMENYEGSDGSLELVVRGMTCASCVHKIESSLMKENGIVYASVALATNKAHIKYDPEVTGPRDVIKLIENMGFEASLVKKDRTGSHLDHSREITQWRKSFLVSLFFCVPVMGMMTYMIIVDHQISTSHQHNATTQDREHYHSTMFLERQLLPGLSIMNLISFLFCVPVQFIGGRYFYTHAYKALKHKTANMDVLIVLATSIAFTYSVVILMVAMIERAKVNPITFFDTPPMLFVFISLGRWLEQIAKSKTSEALSKLMSLQASEATVVTLNTDMSVLSEEQVDVELVQRGDVVRVVPGGKFPVDGRVIEGHSMADESLITGEAMPVTKKPGSTVIAGSINQNGSLLVSATHVGLDTTLSQIVKLVEEAQTSKAPIQQFADKISGYFVPFIVGVSLLTLFAWILIGFVDFPLVEKYFPGVYLAKSFHLNQGYDKSISKAEAVIRFAFQASITVLCIACPCSLGLATPTAVMVGTGVGAQNGILIKGGEPLEMAHKIQTVVFDKTGTITYGAPKVIQVKIVVEGNRMPRSRLLAIVGTAENNSEHPLGAAITKYCKQELGTESLGACTDFQAVPGCGIRCQVSNTETLLRQHQEDSDSEDNNQRNSVLVQISDSRTRPGSHPLIMDPQPLTLVQTASYVELIGNQ; encoded by the exons ATGACACTGAAGGTCAAGCTGAGCTCAGTTTGCCTGGGTGTAGAAGGGATGACCTGTGCTTCCTGTGTTCAGTCTATTGAGCAGCGCATTGGGGGTCTTCCTGGAGTCGTACACATCAAG GTGTCTCTGGCGCTGAAGAATGCCAGCATCATCTTCGACCACAGTCATCACACCCCAGAGTCCCTGGCTGAGGCCGTGGAGGACATGGGGTTTGACTCTATCCTCTCAGACACTACCACAGCTTCCGTGGTCCTCACGGAGACCCAGCTGGTCCCCATCCCAGCCCTTCTCACCCCCGAAGCACAGCAGGAGGCTCTGACCAAGCTAGCTCAGCTCCAGGGGGTCCTGGAGGTCCAGGAGAACAAGGACCAGAGGGGGGTGTCCGTTACCTTCATCCCTTCCCTGATTAGTGTAGTGCAGCTTGGGGAGGTGGTTAGTAGCTTGGCCCCCCTCCTGGAGGTCCCTACATCCAATAGCCCTACAGAGGAAACACTTGTCCCAGCTCCTGCCACAGTGTCAGCCCCGGCCACATCCTCACAGCCTCAACTGGTGAAGATGCGGATCGAAGGCATGGTCTGTCTGTCCTGCACCACCACCATCGAAGGGAAGATTGGCAAGCTCAAAGGAGTTGAGAAAATCAAAG TGGTTCTAGACTCCCAGGAGGCCACGGTTCTCTACCTGCCATACCTCATCACTATCGACGACATCATCGGCCAGATCGCCAAGGCTGGCTTCAAAGCCACACCCAAGTCCAAGCCCCGCCCCCTGCAGCTGTCTGTCAGTGAGATGGAGCGGTTGCTAAGCGCTGCACTATCACCCCCACCGCCAGTGGAATCTTCCACCGAGGATTCTGAGGTGTCTACAGACTCGGCCCAGACTACCCTCAGGGTGAAGGGCATGCACTGCCGCTCCTGTGTGGTAAACATTCAGGATAACATCTCCAAGCTGGCTGGGGTGACCTCCATAGAGGTATTGTTGGAGAGCGAGAGCGCCTCCATCCACTACGACCCAGAGAAGGTGACTGTGTCTGGGCTACAGCAAGCCATCGAGGCCCTGCCACCGGGGACATTTAAAACCCAACCCTGGAGCGCTACCTCTGGAGGTGTAAGCCCTACATCCACCACACCACCACCGTCGTCCCAGGCCGGCATCTCCTCCACCCAGCCCTGCTACAGCCAGCCTCTGACGGCCACGGCCTTAATCCATATAGAGGGGATGACCTGTGGGTCCTGTGTTCAGTCCATCGAGGGGATGCTGTCTCAGAGGAAGGGGGTGCGGTCAGCCAGGGTGTCGCTGGCCAATCACAGAGGGGCGTTTGAGTTCGACCCTCTCCTCACCCAACCAGAGGAGCTCAGAGAGGCCATAGAGGACATGGGATTTGATGCCTTCCTGCCTG AAACCAACTCCCTGTTGACCGTCCCAGTTATCAGTCCCCCCTCGCCCCCTTCCCCCGCCCCTGTCAAGGAGAAGGAGCTGGACAGCGACCCAGAGAGGGGCGCTGCACAGTGTGTTAAGGGGGCCCCAAACACCCTCGCTAAATGCTTCATCCAGATTGGTGGAATGACCTGTGCATCCTGTGTGGCCAACATTGAGAGGAACCTGAAGAATGAACACG GTATCTACTCTGTGCTGGTGGCCCTGATGGCTAGTAAGGCTGAGGTCCGTTATAACCCTGAGGTGATGGACCCTCTGAAGATAGCCGAGTATGTCAGAGAGTTGGGCTTCACTGCTTCTGTCATGGAgaactatgagggttctgatggAAGCCTGGAACTGGTG gtCAGGGGAATGACGTGTGCCTCCTGCGTTCACAAAATAGAGTCCAGCCTGATGAAAGAGAACGGTATTGTCTACGCCTCCGTTGCCCTGGCAACCAACAAAGCCCACATCAAGTACGACCCGGAGGTGACGGGACCGAGAGACGTCATCAAACTCATAGAG AACATGGGCTTCGAGGCATCTCTGGTGAAGAAGGATCGTACAGGCAGTcacctggaccacagcagagaGATCACACA aTGGAGGAAGTCGTTCCTGGTCAGCCTGTTCTTCTGCGTCCCAGTCATGGGGATGATGACCTACATGATCATAGTAGACCACCAGATCAGCACGTCTCACCAGCACAACGCCACCACACAGGACCGGGAACACTACCACTCCACCATGTTCCTGGAAAGACAGCTGCTCCCAGGCCTCTCCATCATGAACCTGATCTCATTCCTCTTCTGTGTCCCTGTACAG TTTATTGGCGGACGCTACTTCTACACCCATGCCTACAAGGCCCTGAAACACAAAACGGCCAACATGGACGTGCTCATCGTGCTGGCCACCTCCATAGCCTTCACCTACTCCGTGGTCATCCTCATGGTCGCCATGATAGAGAGGGCAAAGGTCAACCCCATCACTTTCTTTGACACGCCCCCCATGCTCTTTGTCTTCATCTCCCTGGGGCGCTGGCTGGAGCAGATTGCCAAG AGTAAGACATCAGAAGCTCTGTCCAAGCTGATGTCCCTCCAGGCCAGCGAGGCCACGGTGGTCACGCTCAACACGGACATGTCTGTACTCAG TGAGGAGCAGGTAGATGTAGAGCTGGTCCAGAGAGGAGACGTGGTCAGGGTGGTGCCTGGAGGGAAGTTCCCCGTTGATGGGAGGGTCATCGAGGGACACAGCATGGCTGACGAGTCCCTCATCACAG GCGAGGCCATGCCAGTGACTAAGAAGCCAGGCAGCACAGTGATAGCTGGCTCTATCAACCAGAACGGCTCTCTGCTCGTCAGTGCTACACACGTGGGCCTGGACACAACCCTGTCTCAGATAGTTAAACTAGTGGAGGAGGCTCAGACATCTAAG GCTCCCATCCAGCAGTTTGCAGATAAGATCAGTGGTTACTTTGTCCCGTTCATCGTTGgggtctctctcctcactctgttCGCCTGGATCCTCATTGGCTTTGTTGACTTTCCACTGGTGGAAAAATACTTCCCT GGGGTGTATTTAGCTAAATCATTCCACTTAAATCAG GGCTATGATAAGAGCATCTCCAAGGCAGAAGCCGTGATCAGGTTTGCCTTCCAGGCCTCCATCACGGTGCTGTGTATCGCCTGCCCCTGCTCTCTGGGCCTGGCAACCCCGACAGCTGTGATGGTGGGCACGGGGGTGGGTGCTCAGAACGGTATCCTCATCAAGGGAGGGGAACCACTAGAGATGGCACACAAG ATCCAGACAGTGGTGTTTGATAAGACGGGTACCATCACCTACGGAGCTCCTAAAGTCATCCAGGTGAAGATTGTAGTGGAGGGGAACAGGATGCCTCGCTCCCGTCTGCTGGCCATCGTAGGGACCGCAGAGAACAACAGTGAACACCCGCTGGGAGCTGCCATCACCAAGTACTGTAAACAG GAGCTGGGTACGGAGTCCCTTGGTGCGTGTACTGACTTCCAGGCTGTGCCAGGCTGTGGAATACGATGCCAG gtcaGTAACACAGAGACCCTGCTGAGACAACATCAGGAGGACAGTGACAGTGAAGACAACAACCAAAGAaacagtgttctggtccagatCAGTGACTCCAGAACCCGGCCAGGATCACACCCCCTCATCATGGACCCGCAGCCTCTCA CCCTGGTGCAGACAGCATCCTACGTGGAGTTGATAGGGAACCAGTAA